A part of Myxococcales bacterium genomic DNA contains:
- a CDS encoding DUF3857 domain-containing protein, which yields MKSRTVRPAGAQSSARRAGLALVLSACASALVAPAPRVAAAAAGSAPGARLGDRLDKLGRLRDEAHRAQGPRVYAALRSLWLEYDQGDPAELEEALRELASDRALSPPARVYAGLLEAYARRRRGDFDGARAQVSGLGYVGKWLVAGPFDNEGKAGFARAFGPEQDLREPLSFGRTYDGKERPVRWRAVPDVAQFGWLDAGALVRPSEKSCVYAASFVQDTRKGQGARTVSLWLGSAGATKVFWNGEAVLEDTKYRSLDAERFATRVLLREGANRLTVKTCGDEDGAIFSLRVGAADGGVDPFVRASADPALASEAAAQRFKKDATKVAGGTLEGPITAFERLAKGEDPALLEAYARYLSLTASDDPAEHAARAHARKAADKAPTIARLLLAGELTEGRNQTATFLDRAEELVRKGGTNVPIDERVDVLLARAAHARSGANFRDAIPSYDKVLGLDPDNVRATLARVELYSEANLKETALALLERALSRRPKSVALLRATASSLEELSRTSEAEAVEDRYAALRFDDPHIAQGKLDVALARRDRAAAGHWVDRLLAANPDSALTLGHAARAYVALGDRPKAVASYRRALELAPEDTDAMRALANVYAVGGSTEEQLRLLRKVLELRPQEKDVREYVAHTEPEKPRPDEVYTRPAKEFLALRGAPALGRDRRTLVDLQVTTVFPNGLASRYHQVVYQPLTDAAAAQGREYAFGFEADTETVQLRGARVYRKNGQVDEAAESGDGPADNPQIAMYTSQRVYYVHFPRLFPGDVVELLYRTEDVAPRNAFADYFGEVVYMQSQEPVSYAEYVLMTPKSRTFHFNQPAIPGVVRTAAEQGDQRIERFVARDLAPVDPEPLQPPFASFLGHVHVSTYKSWDDMGKWYWGLVKDQFVADDEVKRRVAEVTRGLTTEAEKVRAIYDYVVQRTRYVALEFGIHGFKPYRCAQIFARGFGDCKDKATLIVTMLKEAGIPSTIVILRTGMRGDFESSPASLAPFDHAIAYVPSLDLYLDGTAEFTGSRELPSMDRGALGLRIHEGKPVLVHLPEPPPEESVTSRKVEATLAADGSAQLEWRADVTGVHAGSWRGRYNSLSTQKKRVQEDLANEFPGLELAQVTANDLEKIEEPVAVRARGKVSQLARKDGNTMTVSAGPREHMVREYATLSARKRDLRIFALTADETETTLHLPAGAKITGQPRAARGDAPFGSYQVEVEISGARVRTKTRVALKKSRIAAAEYPAFRAFCEEVDRALGQRVTYTRN from the coding sequence GTGAAGTCCCGAACCGTCCGTCCCGCGGGGGCGCAGTCAAGCGCCCGTCGCGCGGGGCTCGCCCTCGTCCTCTCCGCGTGCGCCTCGGCGCTGGTCGCGCCCGCGCCGCGGGTCGCCGCCGCCGCCGCCGGATCCGCTCCAGGCGCGCGCCTCGGCGACCGCCTCGACAAGCTCGGGCGTCTCCGGGACGAGGCTCACAGGGCGCAGGGCCCGCGGGTCTACGCCGCGCTGCGCTCGCTTTGGCTCGAGTACGACCAAGGCGATCCGGCCGAGCTCGAGGAGGCCCTCCGGGAGCTCGCGAGCGATCGCGCGCTCTCCCCGCCGGCCCGCGTGTACGCCGGGCTGCTCGAGGCGTACGCGCGCCGTCGCCGCGGAGACTTCGATGGGGCCCGCGCGCAGGTCTCGGGGCTCGGGTACGTCGGAAAGTGGCTCGTGGCGGGCCCGTTCGACAACGAGGGAAAGGCCGGCTTCGCGCGCGCGTTCGGCCCGGAGCAAGACCTCCGCGAGCCGCTCTCCTTCGGACGCACGTACGACGGCAAGGAGCGCCCCGTACGCTGGCGCGCCGTCCCCGACGTGGCCCAGTTCGGGTGGCTCGACGCCGGCGCCCTCGTGCGCCCCTCCGAGAAGTCGTGCGTGTACGCGGCCTCTTTCGTGCAGGATACACGCAAAGGCCAGGGCGCGCGCACCGTGTCGCTGTGGCTCGGCAGCGCGGGCGCCACCAAGGTGTTCTGGAACGGCGAGGCCGTCCTCGAGGACACGAAGTATCGCTCGCTCGACGCGGAGCGCTTCGCGACGCGCGTGCTGCTCCGCGAGGGCGCGAACCGCCTCACGGTGAAGACCTGCGGCGACGAGGACGGCGCCATCTTCTCGCTCCGCGTGGGCGCGGCCGACGGCGGCGTCGACCCCTTCGTTCGCGCTTCGGCCGATCCGGCTCTGGCGAGCGAGGCGGCCGCGCAGCGCTTCAAGAAGGACGCGACGAAGGTCGCCGGCGGCACCCTCGAGGGCCCGATCACCGCGTTCGAGCGGCTCGCCAAAGGCGAAGACCCCGCGCTCCTGGAGGCCTACGCCCGCTACCTCTCGCTCACCGCCTCCGACGATCCGGCCGAGCACGCCGCCCGCGCGCACGCCCGCAAGGCCGCCGACAAGGCGCCCACGATCGCGCGCCTCTTGCTCGCGGGCGAGCTCACCGAGGGTCGCAACCAGACCGCCACGTTCCTCGATCGCGCCGAAGAGCTCGTCCGCAAGGGCGGCACCAACGTCCCGATCGACGAGCGCGTCGACGTGCTCCTCGCCCGCGCCGCCCACGCTCGCTCGGGCGCCAACTTCCGCGACGCGATCCCGTCGTACGACAAGGTGCTCGGGCTCGACCCCGACAACGTGCGCGCCACGCTCGCGCGCGTCGAGCTCTACTCCGAGGCGAACCTGAAGGAGACGGCCCTCGCGCTGCTCGAGCGCGCCCTCTCCCGCCGCCCGAAGTCTGTCGCGCTGCTCCGCGCGACGGCGAGCTCGCTCGAGGAGCTGAGCCGCACGAGCGAGGCGGAGGCGGTCGAAGATCGCTACGCCGCCCTGCGCTTCGACGATCCCCACATCGCGCAGGGCAAGCTCGACGTCGCGCTCGCGCGGCGCGACCGGGCCGCTGCCGGGCACTGGGTCGATCGCCTCCTCGCCGCCAACCCCGACAGCGCCCTCACCCTCGGGCACGCAGCCCGCGCGTACGTCGCGCTCGGCGATCGCCCGAAGGCCGTCGCCTCGTACCGCCGGGCCCTCGAGCTCGCCCCCGAGGACACCGACGCGATGCGCGCGCTCGCCAACGTGTACGCCGTGGGGGGCTCCACGGAAGAGCAGCTCCGCCTCCTCCGCAAGGTGCTCGAGCTCCGCCCTCAGGAGAAAGACGTGCGCGAGTACGTCGCCCACACCGAGCCCGAGAAGCCCCGCCCCGACGAGGTCTACACGCGCCCGGCGAAGGAGTTCCTCGCCCTGCGCGGCGCGCCCGCCTTGGGCCGCGACCGGCGCACGTTGGTCGATCTCCAAGTGACCACGGTGTTCCCCAACGGGCTCGCCAGCCGCTACCACCAGGTGGTCTACCAGCCGCTCACCGACGCGGCCGCGGCGCAGGGCCGCGAGTACGCGTTCGGCTTCGAGGCCGACACCGAGACCGTGCAGCTCCGCGGCGCGCGCGTGTACCGCAAGAACGGCCAGGTCGACGAGGCCGCCGAGAGCGGCGACGGCCCGGCCGACAACCCGCAGATCGCGATGTACACGAGCCAGCGGGTCTATTACGTGCACTTTCCACGTTTGTTCCCCGGCGACGTGGTCGAGCTGCTCTACCGCACCGAAGACGTCGCGCCACGCAACGCCTTCGCCGACTACTTCGGCGAGGTCGTCTACATGCAGAGCCAGGAGCCCGTCTCGTACGCCGAGTACGTGCTCATGACCCCCAAGTCACGCACGTTCCATTTCAACCAGCCGGCCATCCCCGGGGTGGTGCGCACGGCCGCCGAGCAGGGCGATCAGCGGATCGAGCGCTTCGTCGCGCGGGACCTCGCCCCCGTCGACCCCGAGCCGCTCCAGCCCCCGTTCGCGTCGTTCCTCGGGCACGTCCACGTGTCCACGTACAAATCCTGGGACGACATGGGCAAGTGGTACTGGGGCCTCGTCAAGGACCAGTTCGTCGCGGACGACGAGGTGAAGCGCCGCGTCGCCGAGGTGACCCGCGGCCTCACCACCGAGGCCGAGAAGGTGCGCGCCATCTACGACTACGTGGTCCAGCGCACCCGCTACGTGGCCCTCGAGTTCGGCATCCACGGCTTCAAGCCCTACCGCTGCGCGCAGATCTTCGCGCGCGGCTTCGGCGACTGCAAAGACAAGGCGACCCTCATCGTCACCATGCTGAAGGAGGCGGGCATCCCCTCCACCATCGTGATCCTGCGCACGGGCATGCGCGGCGACTTCGAGTCGTCGCCCGCGAGCCTCGCGCCCTTCGATCACGCCATCGCCTACGTGCCCTCGCTCGACCTCTACCTCGACGGGACCGCCGAGTTCACGGGGTCGCGCGAGCTGCCCTCGATGGACCGCGGCGCGCTCGGCCTGCGCATCCACGAGGGCAAGCCCGTGCTCGTGCACCTGCCGGAGCCCCCACCAGAGGAGAGCGTCACCTCACGGAAGGTCGAGGCCACCCTCGCGGCCGACGGCTCGGCGCAGCTCGAGTGGCGCGCCGACGTGACCGGCGTCCACGCCGGCAGCTGGCGAGGCCGCTACAACTCGCTCTCCACGCAGAAGAAGCGGGTGCAAGAGGACCTCGCGAACGAGTTCCCCGGGCTCGAGCTCGCGCAGGTGACCGCCAACGACCTCGAGAAGATCGAGGAGCCCGTGGCCGTTCGCGCGCGCGGCAAGGTCTCGCAGCTCGCGCGCAAGGACGGGAACACCATGACGGTGTCCGCCGGTCCCCGCGAGCACATGGTCCGCGAGTACGCGACCCTCTCGGCGCGCAAGCGCGACCTCCGCATCTTCGCGCTCACCGCCGACGAGACCGAGACCACGCTCCACCTGCCGGCGGGCGCGAAGATCACGGGTCAGCCCCGCGCCGCGAGGGGCGACGCTCCGTTCGGCTCCTACCAGGTCGAGGTGGAGATCTCCGGGGCCCGGGTTCGAACGAAGACCCGCGTCGCGCTG